A genomic stretch from Mycobacterium paraterrae includes:
- the pgsA gene encoding CDP-diacylglycerol--glycerol-3-phosphate 3-phosphatidyltransferase has translation MSGQPQSGPVVPRVRVTNLANVLTLLRLVLVPVFLLALFAGNGHETPSRIIAFVVFAVAVITDRFDGALARNYGMVTEFGTMADPIADKTLIGAALIGLSMLGDLHWWVTGVILAREVGVTVLRFVMLRHGVIPASRGGKLKTLVQAVAIGLFVLPVSGLWLKVAWVMMAAAIVLTLLTGLDYVVSAVRDSRGRPAAD, from the coding sequence GTGTCGGGGCAGCCTCAGTCAGGTCCGGTAGTCCCGCGTGTTCGGGTCACCAACCTCGCCAACGTATTGACGTTGTTGCGCCTGGTGTTGGTGCCGGTCTTCCTGTTGGCGTTGTTCGCCGGAAATGGACACGAAACCCCCAGCCGCATCATCGCTTTCGTGGTGTTCGCCGTGGCGGTCATCACCGACCGCTTCGACGGCGCGCTGGCGCGCAACTACGGCATGGTGACCGAGTTCGGCACGATGGCCGACCCGATCGCGGACAAGACGCTGATCGGCGCGGCGTTGATCGGGCTGTCGATGCTCGGCGACCTGCACTGGTGGGTGACCGGGGTCATTCTGGCCCGCGAGGTCGGCGTCACCGTGTTGCGCTTCGTGATGCTGCGTCACGGCGTCATCCCTGCCAGCCGCGGCGGCAAGCTCAAGACCCTAGTGCAGGCCGTCGCGATCGGACTCTTCGTGTTGCCGGTATCTGGGCTTTGGCTGAAAGTGGCCTGGGTAATGATGGCCGCCGCGATCGTGTTGACCTTGCTGACCGGACTGGACTACGTCGTCTCGGCCGTAAGGGATTCCCGTGGACGACCCGCTGCTGACTGA
- a CDS encoding putative quinol monooxygenase, which translates to MPVVVVATLTVKPESVDAARKILTESVEEVHHEPGCQLYSLHQTGETFVFVEQWADEEALKTHSTAPAVGKMFGAIGEHLDGAPDIKMLQPIPAGSVEQGILRH; encoded by the coding sequence ATGCCCGTTGTTGTTGTCGCCACCTTGACCGTCAAACCCGAATCGGTCGACGCGGCCCGCAAAATCCTCACCGAATCGGTGGAGGAGGTTCACCACGAACCGGGTTGCCAGCTGTACTCCTTGCACCAAACCGGCGAGACGTTCGTCTTCGTCGAGCAATGGGCCGACGAGGAGGCCCTCAAGACGCACAGCACCGCGCCGGCAGTCGGCAAGATGTTCGGCGCGATAGGCGAACATTTGGACGGCGCGCCGGACATCAAGATGCTTCAGCCCATTCCGGCAGGCAGCGTGGAGCAAGGAATTCTGCGCCACTGA
- a CDS encoding polyprenyl synthetase family protein encodes MTSTADDSDLATVEDRLRQVGKVIRRSMLGAIPDGEPSQWLYAPMREYPSRPGKALRPALCMSAGRAFGADPDDLLGIAVAIELMHNAFLVHDDIADGSEMRRGRPTLAATYGVAAALNAGDGVAIVAGQVLRRATRRLDRDLADLVWAEFDTMALRTLEGQATEAGWQLDDVVDLGPEDYLNLIMHKTCWYTTIHPLRVGAIVGSRGTVDLGPLVRFGFHFGAAFQIRDDLLNLVGDQRTYGKEILGDLFEGKRTLPLMHLASVASEADRALVGDYLRRTRSQRSPELVATIRRLMDDYGSITFTSEYAEGILLVAEEYFEHAFADAQPGPDLDFLRALVPYVWARWR; translated from the coding sequence ACGGCGAGCCGAGTCAATGGCTGTATGCGCCGATGCGGGAATATCCGTCGCGACCGGGCAAGGCATTGCGTCCGGCGCTGTGCATGTCCGCGGGCCGGGCGTTCGGCGCCGACCCGGACGATCTGCTCGGCATCGCCGTCGCGATCGAGTTGATGCACAACGCGTTCCTCGTGCACGACGACATCGCCGACGGTAGCGAGATGCGGCGCGGCAGGCCAACTTTGGCTGCGACATACGGAGTTGCGGCGGCACTCAATGCGGGCGATGGAGTGGCGATCGTCGCCGGTCAGGTACTACGGCGTGCCACCCGGCGCCTGGACCGAGATCTCGCCGACCTGGTGTGGGCCGAGTTCGACACGATGGCGCTGCGCACGCTGGAAGGGCAGGCTACCGAAGCCGGATGGCAACTCGACGACGTCGTCGACCTTGGCCCGGAGGACTACCTCAACCTCATCATGCACAAGACATGCTGGTACACCACAATTCATCCATTGCGGGTCGGTGCGATCGTCGGGTCGCGCGGGACGGTCGACTTGGGTCCGTTGGTGCGCTTCGGGTTTCACTTCGGCGCCGCCTTCCAGATCCGTGACGACTTGTTGAATCTCGTTGGAGATCAACGGACGTACGGTAAGGAGATCCTTGGGGATCTCTTTGAGGGTAAGCGGACTCTGCCGTTGATGCATCTGGCCAGTGTTGCGTCGGAAGCCGATCGCGCGCTCGTGGGCGACTACTTGCGGCGCACCCGCTCGCAGCGATCACCGGAATTGGTCGCAACCATCCGCCGCCTGATGGACGACTACGGCAGTATCACGTTCACCAGCGAGTACGCCGAGGGCATCCTGCTGGTCGCCGAAGAATATTTCGAGCACGCGTTCGCTGACGCCCAGCCGGGGCCGGATCTGGATTTCCTGCGGGCGCTTGTGCCCTATGTCTGGGCGCGCTGGCGCTGA
- the dapA gene encoding 4-hydroxy-tetrahydrodipicolinate synthase: MSTGGFDVYARLGTLLTAMVTPFAPDGSLDLPAAAKLATHLVDAGCDGLVVSGTTGESPTTTDAEKLALLGAVLEAVGDRARVIAGAGSYDTAHSVHLAKASAAEGAHGLLVVTPYYSRPPQAGLLAHFTAVADATPLPVLLYDIPPRSVVPIEYDTLRALAEHPNIVGVKDAKGDLHAGTQLMADTGLAYYSGDDALNLPWLAMGATGFISVISHVAPGQLRDLLTAFASGDHATARKINVAIAPLSNAMSRLGGVTFSKAGLRLQGIEVGDPRLPQVPATADQIDALAADMRAASVLR, from the coding sequence GTGAGCACCGGCGGATTCGACGTTTATGCGCGCTTGGGAACGCTGCTGACCGCCATGGTGACGCCGTTCGCCCCGGACGGCTCCCTCGACCTGCCCGCCGCGGCCAAGTTGGCGACCCATTTGGTGGACGCCGGATGCGACGGTCTGGTCGTGTCGGGTACCACCGGCGAGTCGCCGACCACGACCGACGCCGAGAAGCTTGCCCTGTTGGGAGCCGTTCTCGAGGCCGTCGGCGACCGGGCCCGGGTGATTGCCGGCGCAGGCAGTTACGACACCGCGCACAGCGTCCACTTGGCGAAGGCCAGCGCGGCCGAGGGCGCGCACGGTCTGCTCGTCGTCACGCCTTACTACTCGCGGCCACCGCAAGCGGGGTTGCTCGCGCACTTCACCGCGGTCGCCGACGCGACACCGCTGCCGGTGCTGCTCTACGACATTCCGCCCCGCTCGGTGGTGCCGATCGAATACGACACGCTACGGGCGCTGGCCGAGCACCCGAACATCGTCGGTGTCAAAGACGCCAAGGGCGACCTGCACGCCGGCACCCAGCTGATGGCCGACACGGGTCTGGCTTACTACTCCGGCGACGACGCGCTGAATTTGCCCTGGCTGGCCATGGGCGCGACCGGTTTCATCAGCGTGATCTCCCACGTGGCGCCCGGGCAACTGCGAGACCTGTTGACCGCGTTCGCGTCCGGCGACCATGCCACGGCCCGCAAGATCAACGTCGCGATCGCACCGCTGTCTAATGCGATGAGCCGGCTCGGCGGGGTGACGTTCTCCAAGGCCGGCCTTCGGCTGCAGGGCATCGAGGTCGGCGACCCTCGGCTACCGCAGGTGCCCGCGACGGCCGACCAGATCGACGCACTGGCTGCCGACATGCGCGCGGCCTCGGTGCTCCGGTAG
- a CDS encoding ribonuclease J, which produces MEPDLQPPGPLTTGGLRVTALGGISEIGRNMTVFEHLGRLLIIDCGVMFPTHDEPGVDLILPDFRHIEDRLDDVEALVLTHAHEDHIGAIPFLLKLRPDIPVVGSKFTLALVAAKCREHRVKPVFVEVSEGMRTTHGVFECEYFAVNHSIPDALAIAVRSGAGTVLHTGDIKLDQLPLDGRPTDLPGMSRLGDAGVDLFLCDSTNAEIPGVGPSESEVGPSLHRLIRGAQGRVIVACFASNVDRVQQIIDASVALGRRVSFVGRSMVRNMGIARDLGFLEVDDSDLVDIGAAELMAPEQVVLITTGTQGEPMAALSRMSRGEHRSITLTAGDLIILSSSLIPGNEEAVYGVIDELAKIGARVVTNQQARVHVSGHAYSGELLFLYNGIRPRNVMPVHGTWRMLRANAKLAASTGVPDESIVLAENGVSVDLVGGAVRIAGAVPVGKMFVDGLITGDVGDTTLGERLILSSGFVAVTVVIRRETGRPAASPHLHSRGFSEDPKALEPAVRLVEAELESLVAQHVTDPARIAQAVRRTVGKWVGETYRRQPMIVPTVIEI; this is translated from the coding sequence GTGGAACCAGACCTTCAGCCGCCGGGTCCGTTGACCACGGGTGGTCTGCGGGTGACCGCGCTCGGCGGAATCAGCGAAATCGGCCGCAACATGACCGTTTTCGAGCATTTGGGCCGGCTGCTGATCATCGACTGCGGGGTGATGTTTCCGACCCACGACGAGCCCGGCGTCGACCTCATCCTGCCCGACTTCCGACACATCGAAGACCGGCTCGACGACGTCGAGGCCTTGGTGCTCACCCACGCGCACGAAGACCACATCGGCGCCATCCCATTCCTGCTCAAGCTCCGCCCCGACATTCCAGTCGTCGGATCGAAGTTCACCCTGGCGCTCGTGGCCGCGAAGTGCCGTGAGCACCGGGTCAAGCCGGTGTTCGTCGAAGTGTCCGAGGGCATGCGCACCACCCACGGTGTTTTCGAGTGCGAATACTTCGCTGTCAACCACTCGATCCCCGACGCGCTGGCCATCGCGGTGCGTTCGGGTGCGGGCACCGTCCTGCACACCGGTGATATCAAGCTCGATCAGCTGCCGTTGGACGGCCGTCCCACTGATTTGCCGGGCATGTCGAGGCTCGGTGACGCTGGGGTCGACCTGTTCCTGTGCGATTCGACCAACGCTGAGATCCCCGGTGTCGGGCCGTCGGAGAGCGAGGTCGGGCCGTCGCTGCATCGGCTGATTCGCGGGGCGCAGGGACGGGTGATCGTCGCGTGTTTCGCCTCGAATGTCGATCGCGTGCAACAGATCATCGATGCGTCGGTGGCGCTGGGTCGGCGGGTCTCATTCGTCGGACGTTCCATGGTGCGCAACATGGGCATCGCTCGTGACCTCGGCTTTCTGGAGGTGGACGACTCCGATCTGGTCGACATCGGCGCCGCCGAGCTGATGGCGCCTGAGCAGGTCGTGCTCATCACCACCGGCACACAGGGCGAGCCGATGGCGGCGCTGTCGCGGATGTCGCGCGGCGAGCATCGCAGCATCACGCTGACCGCCGGCGACCTGATCATCTTGTCGTCCTCGTTGATCCCCGGCAACGAAGAAGCGGTCTACGGTGTCATCGACGAACTGGCCAAGATCGGCGCCCGCGTCGTCACCAATCAGCAAGCCCGCGTGCATGTCTCAGGCCATGCCTACTCGGGTGAGTTGCTGTTCCTCTACAACGGGATCCGTCCCCGCAACGTCATGCCAGTCCACGGCACCTGGCGCATGCTACGGGCAAATGCCAAACTCGCCGCCAGCACCGGGGTTCCCGACGAGTCGATTGTGTTGGCCGAGAACGGGGTCAGCGTTGACCTGGTGGGCGGAGCGGTCCGCATCGCCGGTGCCGTGCCGGTCGGCAAGATGTTCGTCGACGGCTTGATCACCGGCGATGTCGGCGACACCACCTTGGGCGAACGACTCATCCTGTCCTCCGGCTTCGTCGCGGTCACGGTGGTGATTCGTCGGGAGACAGGGCGACCGGCGGCGTCGCCGCACCTGCACTCCCGCGGCTTTTCCGAGGACCCCAAGGCACTTGAGCCCGCTGTCCGCCTGGTCGAGGCGGAGTTGGAATCGCTTGTAGCCCAACACGTCACAGATCCGGCGCGGATCGCTCAGGCCGTTCGTCGCACGGTCGGCAAATGGGTGGGGGAGACTTACCGCCGACAGCCGATGATCGTGCCGACCGTCATCGAAATCTGA
- a CDS encoding mycofactocin-coupled SDR family oxidoreductase: protein MVATSDGPLAGKVAFITGAARGQGRAHAVRLAADGADIIAVDLCDQIASVPYPLATPDDLAATVKLVEDTGSRIVAARGDVRDRSSLSSALQQGLDEFGRLDIVVANAGIAPMQSGDDGWNDVIDVNLTGVYNTIKVSIPTMVKQNTGGSIVLISSSAGLAGVGSPDPGSVGYAAAKHGVVGLMRIYANLLARQNIRVNSIHPSGVETPMINNEFTREWLAKMAAATETPGAMGNAMPVETLDPEDIANAVAWLVSDQARYVTGVTLPVDAGFLNK from the coding sequence ATGGTCGCGACATCCGACGGACCGCTGGCGGGCAAAGTCGCCTTCATCACGGGGGCGGCCCGCGGCCAGGGGCGGGCACACGCCGTGCGGCTGGCCGCCGACGGCGCCGACATCATCGCCGTCGATCTGTGCGATCAGATCGCCAGCGTCCCCTATCCGCTGGCGACTCCGGACGACCTAGCGGCCACCGTCAAGCTGGTCGAGGACACCGGATCCCGGATCGTGGCCGCTCGCGGCGACGTTCGGGACCGGTCGTCGTTGTCTTCCGCTTTGCAGCAAGGCCTCGACGAATTCGGCCGCCTCGACATCGTGGTGGCCAACGCCGGCATCGCGCCTATGCAGTCCGGTGACGACGGCTGGAACGACGTCATCGACGTCAACCTCACCGGCGTGTACAACACCATCAAGGTCTCGATCCCGACAATGGTCAAGCAGAACACCGGCGGATCGATTGTGTTGATCAGTTCCTCGGCCGGCCTGGCCGGAGTCGGCAGCCCCGACCCAGGCTCGGTCGGGTACGCCGCCGCAAAGCACGGCGTCGTCGGGCTGATGCGGATCTACGCGAATTTGCTTGCACGGCAGAATATCCGGGTGAATTCGATTCACCCCTCCGGTGTCGAGACGCCGATGATCAACAACGAGTTCACGCGCGAGTGGCTGGCCAAGATGGCCGCGGCGACGGAAACACCGGGCGCCATGGGCAATGCCATGCCGGTGGAGACGCTGGACCCCGAAGACATCGCCAACGCCGTGGCGTGGCTGGTGTCCGACCAAGCCCGTTACGTCACCGGCGTCACCCTTCCCGTCGATGCGGGTTTTCTGAACAAGTAA
- the thyX gene encoding FAD-dependent thymidylate synthase, with protein sequence MAETAPLRVQLIAKTDFVAPPDVNWSTDADGGQALTEFAGRACYQSWSKPNPRTATNAGYLRHIIDVGHFSVLEHASVSFYITGISRSCTHELIRHRHFSYSQLSQRYVPETQSQIVVPPGMENDDELRQILSEAADASRATYTELLGKLEAKFADQPNAVLRRKQARQAARAVLPNATETRIVVTGNYRAWRHFIAMRASEHADIEIRRLAIACLRLLVDVAPAVFGDFDIATLADGTEVATSPLATEA encoded by the coding sequence GTGGCTGAGACCGCGCCGTTGCGTGTGCAACTGATCGCCAAAACCGACTTCGTCGCGCCGCCCGACGTGAACTGGAGCACCGACGCCGACGGCGGACAGGCGCTGACCGAATTCGCCGGCCGGGCCTGTTACCAGAGCTGGTCCAAGCCGAACCCAAGAACCGCGACGAATGCGGGATATCTGCGGCACATCATCGATGTCGGGCACTTCTCGGTGCTCGAGCACGCAAGCGTCTCGTTTTACATCACCGGGATCTCTCGGTCGTGCACCCACGAGTTGATCCGCCACCGGCATTTCTCCTATTCACAACTGTCGCAGCGCTACGTGCCCGAGACCCAGTCGCAGATCGTCGTCCCGCCGGGCATGGAGAACGACGACGAGCTGCGCCAGATCCTCTCCGAGGCCGCCGACGCCAGTCGCGCGACCTACACCGAACTCCTCGGCAAGCTCGAAGCGAAGTTCGCCGACCAGCCCAACGCCGTCCTGCGTCGTAAACAGGCGCGCCAGGCCGCTCGAGCCGTGTTGCCCAACGCCACCGAGACCCGAATCGTCGTAACCGGCAACTACCGCGCCTGGCGGCATTTCATCGCGATGCGGGCCAGCGAACACGCCGACATCGAGATTCGCCGGCTGGCCATCGCATGTCTGCGGCTGCTGGTCGATGTCGCCCCGGCGGTGTTCGGCGACTTCGACATCGCGACGCTGGCCGACGGGACCGAGGTGGCGACCAGTCCACTGGCGACCGAGGCCTGA
- a CDS encoding FtsK/SpoIIIE family DNA translocase, which produces MASKTVARSGGRTGRSKAAPRGGSRSAQPRKKPTRRPSSAARRPARRQQSGVLAAAGLTAGRAIRATWLMLAKGTGSTARSVGRARDIDPGHRRDGIALALLGVAVIIAASSWFDAARPVGAWVDSGVRIFIGSAVVVLPLVMAAVALLLMRTEPNPEARPRLVLGATMVALPVLGLWHLWAGSPDSPVGRAHAAGFFGFAIGGPLSEGLTAWISAPLLFIGALFGLLLLTGTTIRELPDTLRSMFGTRMFDYRDGDSDYYDEPDDVVAEDFSDGYYDEPSAYDDAEAAQAWPSSAEPVEPDDSPTVPEPAVSRSRKKEPKAAAKQDAMVLDRVVDGPYTLPSLNLLVAGDPPKKRSAANDQMADAISSVLQQFKVDAAVTGCTRGPTVTRYEVELGPGVKVEKITALQKNIAYAVATESVRMLAPIPGKSAVGIEVPNTDREMVRLADVLTAPSTRRDHHPLVIGLGKDIEGDFISANLAKMPHLLVAGSTGSGKSSFVNSMLVSLLARATPEEVRMILIDPKMVELTPYEGIPHLITPIITQPKKAAAALAWLVEEMEQRYQDMQASRVRHIDDFNAKVRSGEITAPLGSQREYRPYPYVVAIVDELADLMMTAPRDVEDAIVRITQKARAAGIHLVLATQRPSVDVVTGLIKTNVPSRLAFATSSLTDSRVILDQAGAEKLIGMGDGLFLPMGASKPLRLQGAYITDEEIHAVVTACKDQAEPEYTEGVTAAKPSGERKDVDPDIGDDMDVFLQAVELVVSSQFGSTSMLQRKLRVGFAKAGRLMDLMETREIVGPSEGSKAREVLVKPEDLAGTLMLIRGGSGADGSDDDD; this is translated from the coding sequence ATGGCAAGTAAGACTGTCGCGCGGTCCGGGGGTCGAACGGGCAGGTCAAAGGCGGCTCCGCGGGGCGGTTCCCGGTCAGCACAACCCCGGAAGAAGCCGACTCGGCGACCCTCCTCGGCCGCGCGACGGCCGGCCAGAAGGCAACAGAGCGGTGTGCTCGCCGCCGCCGGCCTGACCGCCGGGCGCGCCATCCGCGCGACGTGGCTGATGCTGGCGAAGGGGACCGGAAGCACCGCTCGGTCAGTGGGCCGGGCTCGCGACATCGATCCGGGTCACCGCCGCGATGGCATCGCCCTGGCGCTCTTGGGCGTCGCAGTCATCATCGCCGCGAGTTCGTGGTTTGACGCCGCTCGTCCGGTGGGCGCATGGGTCGACTCCGGAGTGCGGATCTTCATCGGGTCGGCCGTGGTCGTGTTGCCGTTGGTGATGGCGGCGGTGGCGCTGTTGCTGATGCGCACCGAGCCGAACCCTGAGGCGCGGCCGCGGTTGGTACTCGGTGCAACGATGGTGGCGCTACCGGTGCTGGGCCTCTGGCACTTGTGGGCGGGTTCGCCGGACTCTCCGGTCGGGCGCGCGCACGCCGCGGGATTCTTCGGCTTCGCGATCGGGGGACCGCTCTCGGAGGGGCTGACCGCATGGATCAGCGCGCCGCTGCTGTTCATCGGGGCGCTGTTCGGCCTGCTGTTGTTGACTGGCACCACCATTCGCGAGCTGCCCGACACACTGCGATCGATGTTCGGCACCCGGATGTTCGACTACCGCGACGGCGACAGCGACTACTACGACGAACCCGACGACGTTGTCGCGGAGGACTTTTCGGACGGTTATTACGACGAACCATCGGCCTACGACGATGCCGAGGCGGCGCAGGCCTGGCCGTCCAGCGCCGAACCTGTTGAGCCGGACGACAGCCCGACCGTCCCGGAGCCCGCAGTGTCACGCAGCCGCAAGAAGGAGCCCAAAGCCGCTGCGAAACAGGACGCTATGGTGCTCGATCGGGTGGTCGACGGCCCGTACACGCTGCCGTCGCTGAACCTATTGGTCGCGGGAGACCCGCCGAAAAAGCGCAGCGCCGCGAACGACCAGATGGCCGACGCGATTTCGTCGGTGCTGCAGCAGTTCAAGGTGGATGCCGCGGTCACCGGATGCACCCGCGGACCGACAGTCACACGCTACGAAGTCGAACTCGGGCCCGGCGTGAAGGTGGAGAAGATCACCGCGCTGCAGAAGAACATCGCCTACGCGGTCGCCACCGAGAGCGTCCGGATGCTGGCGCCGATCCCCGGCAAGTCCGCCGTCGGCATCGAGGTGCCCAACACCGACCGCGAAATGGTGCGGCTGGCCGACGTTCTCACCGCGCCGTCGACCCGTCGCGACCACCACCCGCTGGTCATCGGACTGGGCAAGGACATCGAGGGCGACTTCATATCGGCCAATCTGGCGAAGATGCCGCACCTGCTGGTCGCCGGGTCCACCGGTTCCGGTAAGTCGAGCTTCGTCAACTCGATGCTGGTGTCGCTGCTGGCCCGCGCCACACCGGAGGAGGTCAGGATGATCCTGATCGACCCCAAGATGGTGGAACTGACGCCGTATGAAGGCATTCCGCATCTGATCACGCCGATCATCACCCAACCCAAGAAGGCCGCTGCTGCGCTGGCGTGGCTGGTCGAGGAGATGGAGCAGCGCTACCAGGACATGCAGGCGTCCCGTGTGCGCCACATCGACGACTTCAACGCCAAGGTGCGCAGCGGCGAAATCACCGCGCCGCTGGGCAGCCAACGCGAGTACCGCCCGTACCCGTACGTGGTGGCGATCGTCGACGAACTGGCCGACCTGATGATGACCGCGCCGCGCGACGTCGAGGACGCCATCGTGCGAATCACCCAAAAGGCTCGCGCCGCAGGCATTCACCTGGTGCTGGCCACCCAGCGGCCCTCGGTCGACGTGGTGACCGGTTTGATCAAGACCAACGTGCCGTCGCGACTGGCGTTCGCCACGTCGTCGCTGACCGACAGCCGAGTGATCCTGGACCAGGCCGGTGCCGAGAAGCTGATCGGCATGGGTGACGGCCTGTTCCTGCCGATGGGTGCGAGCAAGCCGCTGCGCCTGCAGGGTGCCTACATCACCGACGAGGAGATCCACGCCGTCGTCACCGCTTGCAAAGACCAGGCCGAGCCGGAGTACACCGAAGGCGTCACTGCGGCAAAGCCCAGCGGCGAGCGCAAGGACGTCGACCCCGACATCGGCGACGACATGGATGTGTTCCTGCAAGCGGTTGAGTTGGTGGTCTCTTCGCAGTTCGGGTCGACGTCGATGCTGCAGCGCAAGCTGCGGGTCGGGTTCGCCAAGGCGGGCCGCTTGATGGATCTGATGGAAACCCGCGAGATCGTCGGTCCCAGTGAAGGTTCCAAGGCGCGCGAGGTGTTGGTCAAGCCTGAGGACCTGGCCGGCACACTGATGTTGATCCGTGGCGGCTCAGGCGCCGACGGCTCGGACGACGACGACTGA
- a CDS encoding amino-acid N-acetyltransferase, whose protein sequence is MSAATGPPADGPTIRRARTSDVPSIKHLVDTYAGKILLEKNLVTLYESVQEFWVAEQHGVVVGCGALHVLWADLGEVRTVAVDPSVTGRGIGHAIVDQLLRVARELDLQRLFVLTFETEFFGRHGFTEIEGTPVTPEVFEEMRRSYDIGVAEFLDLSYVKPNTLGNSRMLLVL, encoded by the coding sequence GTGAGCGCAGCCACCGGACCACCGGCCGACGGGCCGACGATCCGGCGCGCGCGCACATCGGACGTGCCGTCGATCAAGCATCTGGTCGACACTTACGCCGGCAAGATCCTGCTCGAGAAGAACCTGGTGACGCTGTACGAATCCGTGCAGGAGTTCTGGGTGGCCGAGCAGCATGGCGTGGTGGTCGGCTGTGGCGCTCTCCACGTGCTGTGGGCCGACTTGGGCGAGGTCCGCACGGTGGCGGTCGACCCGTCGGTGACCGGACGCGGCATCGGCCACGCCATCGTGGACCAGCTTTTGCGCGTGGCGCGCGAGCTGGATTTGCAGCGGCTCTTCGTGCTGACTTTTGAGACCGAGTTCTTCGGCCGGCACGGCTTCACCGAGATCGAAGGCACGCCGGTGACGCCGGAGGTGTTCGAGGAGATGCGCCGCTCCTACGACATCGGCGTCGCCGAATTTCTCGACCTCAGCTACGTCAAGCCGAACACTCTCGGCAACTCCCGGATGCTGCTGGTGCTGTGA